AAATAAGCGGACAGGCGGCGGAACAGGGCACTCCGCTCCAAGGGTTGGAAGTGAAATATTCAAATGCGAGCAAATTTAAATCCCGTTTGTCAACAGATCTCCGTGGCGGGAGAAGGGggataaatataaaataaatgttgatTGCATTTAGGAACCCTTGGGACTGCCGACTGCTCTTATTGCCAACTGCTAACTGCTCGCGCCTGtccaaatatttacacaatgTACGGCATTCAATTTGAATTGACAcaattattggaaaaatactCGAGCAGCGCGCTGCAATTTTCCGTCTGATTTTGTCGCGCTATTGACTCTGTGTTACCTGCAGGTTCATTGATTTCCCCATCTATTCCATGCTAGCTGCTTTTCGGTCCTTAAGCCACATCTTTAAGACCGGGCATCTTTTGTTGGCCTAGCGGATCGTGTTACTCCGCTGGCATTCTTTGCAGCCTGAATGGGTTTCAGTTCGACTTGGATCGACTCGActcgaatcgaattgaatcgaGTCGAATCGGAATCCCCATCTTCTGACATGAGCCGATTAAGGAGCATTTCAATGCATCTCGGGTTACTCCGCCGCACAGCCAGCTCCTCCGACTGGCCATGTCCAGGCGGGTAATTACATACGTGTCACTTCGGTTAGGTTAGGTGCCACAGGGTATCTGATTTCACTGAACCCTTTGCCCTTGTCCTTGTCCTTGTCCCTGTCCCTGTCCCTGGGCTTCTCCTTCGCCGTAAACCTCTCGCTGCCTAGTCAATTGTGTGGAAAATGTATATCATATTCGTGCATCCAAGTTTTCGATTTCTGGGCTCAAGCCGAGCGTGCCAAGTCCCAGCAACTCCAGTCGCTCCATTCGTGCGTGAAAATGGCCTTGAGTCGCCCGTGCCAAAAATCTGGCTACCAGAAGCTCTCGCAAGGATTCCAGCATCGTGGGCTTTGGCTTAAGATTTCATTTCATCGATCCAAAACCATAATACGGGCTCCAATTACCATTTCTGGGAAGTATAATAACCAAACCTTTTAAGATTATTAATTCAGATTGAGGTGGCATAAGTTACCTTCCCTATGGGAATCgactaaataaatataattctttattttatatttggaATATATTATATTCTCGGGACACGGTTTCGACAATCAAGTAATCACGTTGCtctatttaataattttatctCTGGTACCCATCTAGAAAATCTTAATCCACTGTCTTACAACTTCAATTAACCATATCATATAACCGAAACAATCGGGAAAAGAGAATCAAATACCTTTCTCATCGACAGACCATTTTGTTCGGGTAAATCCAAGTAAAAAGTTAGGAGACTCTAAGCTCCTCCCTTAAAGGTTTTCCTGGGCTACTTCTAGAGTTTCACCTCCCAGACCCACCACACACAGATATGTATATGTCCAAGTTCCCATAGTTAGGTTCCAATTACGAGCACCCAAATCCAATAGCTGAGAACACAAAAAACGAGCCGAAAAAACCTTTCTAATCGGAAGGGCCTTCTTTGAGGTGTATCCCAGCAGCGGGTAGTCCCGATCTCTTGGCCAGCAATTCACCGGTCTGTGAGTGATCCATCAAGTTGGCACATTAGGCAACTAAACGATTTACTGCTCCCTCCGAGACAAAGGGCCCAGAAAGGTAGCCGCAGATACATTTCGCAGCTCCAACTGAGTCgcgctggtggtggtggtgatggtggtggtgtcCCTGCTCCCGCAACCGGAGTGCCCATGCCGTTGGAGCACCATTAATCACACAACACGAGCCGCTGCAGGATCTCGGGGGCAGCCAAAGGCAGCCAGAAGGGGAACAAATTGCAGCAAGTTGAGCGAATCCTAACCGATAATTATGACATTGCAGGAGTCATGGCGTGATGGCAAATGATGATGTATATGAGAATGCTCCTCCGCCCATTGCTGGCCAGGCTGGGATCTCCTGCCCGCTGCCGGTGTTAAATCCATGGCGGCTAATCAAGTCATCTTCTGCTCAGATGGCGCgtcttttgttttggccacaGACGATTTATCTTAAGCATGTGTGAAAGTTGTGTCAGATTTATGTGCTGCCCCCTGCTCCTCTGATTCCCCCCGTTGCTCCGGGGGGGCAACGACAAATGGGCCGCCTTAATGGGCGTTTAGCCGCGGCCACTGCAACTGTCCAGCATCAACTAATTAACGATGCCGACGATCCCGATGCCGATGCCTTGATGTCTTCATCGGGCGGAGAGAATGGCGTAGGGAAGGGCCTAGGGAACCTTTCAAATTCTGTCAGCATTCGATCAGCTACGGCTTTTAGCTAAAGTTAAACATTTAAACACTATAAATTTAATCCAAAATAGCCCTAAATGGCCAGATAAAAGGTCTGTCaagaaaatgttgaaatacTGACCCTATAATGATTATTAATATGCTTGTAATATCTTTGTTTACTAGTAAAAGCAACAGGATTTGAAACGTTCcatttactttattttatgttttccAATAATTTACAATTAGCTAGATGTttagtgtggaatttaaacaTTGCAAGACCATTGCTAACACAATAAATTAGGTCAAGCTATAGATGGCCATCATATTTTAAAACATcctaatattatttattaataattattaaataaataatattttaaatagagtataaaaatatagaaatgatttatgatatatattatatagatttttaaaaacatttccTCCGCTTCCGCCTATTTGCAGCATCCAGCATAGCCAGAACAGCTCGGGAATGGGCTGTCGCAGCCGGCGGGCGGACGGAGCTGCCTCGCCCACGCCCTCGGACAGCTCCGACTCGGACATCTCGCTGGGCACCCACTCGCCGGTGCCAAGCAgcctgcagctgcagcacagTCCGGGCAGCACCTCTAACGGCGCCAACGACCGCGAGGAGAGCCTGAGCGTGGACGACGACAAGCCGCGGGATCTGAGCGGATCGCTGCCACTGCCCCTCTCGCTGCCCCTGCCGCTGGCCTCGCCCAACCACACACCGCCCCAACTGCCGGCGGGCTACGGTGGCGGGGCGGGCGCAGGACCCGGCGGACCGCTGACCGGTCCGGGCTGCCTGCCACCATTCAAGCTGGACGCGGCCACCAGTCTGTTCAGCGCCGGCTGTTACCTGCAGAGCTTCAGCAACCTGAAGGAGATGTCGCAGCAGTTCCCCATCCAGCCGATTGTCCTGCGTCCGCATCCGCAGCTGCCGCAGTCGCTGGCACTGAACGGGGCATCCGGCGGACCGCCACTGCATCATCCGGCCTACGCGGCTGCCTACAGTGTGGAGTGCGTTCCAGGTGGTCATGGACCACCGCATCCGCCGCCGAAGCTGAGGATCAACTCGCCGGAGAAGCTCAACTCCACGGcagtggcggcggcggcatccggcggaggaggaggtggcaACCAACACCATGAGCCCACCACCACCGGCTACCATCACAGTGGCCAACTGATGCTGCATCGGCCCTTCTCCACGTCGCCGGAGCTGAAGCACAGTGCTCCCGAGATCACATGATATCAGCGGGTCTGAGGTGTCCACCTGTAACCCCACCCAGACTAACCCGACTACCCCGAGCCCAAATCCCAAATCCCAATCCTCACAAGCTCCGAAGCACTAAGGCCCAGCTATTCAGATTGTTTCAATTGTACTTCTAAGTTAGCCCGTAGTTAAGCGCATCCCAGCGGCGGAGTTCGAGCAATATTCGATCCGGAACTGTTTCCTATATCATGGCCCATAATTGCCATACCTTTACCTATACCTATACCTATACCGTtatccagcagcagcaaatcgCAAGCGTCGCACACTCACTCTTCAAAGATAGCCATTTAAGCCGGATGGAAACTGAGATACAGATTTAGAGCTAATAATACAGATGGCGGTCCCAGTGGCCCCCAAAAACTGAAATTGAATTCGAGACGTTTTCATtctaattttgtgtgtgtgtacgtaTTTGTAAATAGAGTTTAAGTATGCAAATCATAGAGCTTACGTATACAATTAGATTGCAATAAAACCGAATGAACAGTTAAGAATTTGAAtcattatacaaaaatgcGTTCTTTTTTTGAAATATAGGATGGGATACGACCTTTCGTAAAATCGTACTAAGCTAAATATTATCGAtgattatatttatataaatttctatattcattattttcaa
This genomic interval from Drosophila mauritiana strain mau12 chromosome 2R, ASM438214v1, whole genome shotgun sequence contains the following:
- the LOC117137064 gene encoding protein Optix, translated to MAVGPTEGKQPPSESFSPTHHQIIAPSPILAVPTLAFSAAQVEIVCKTLEDSGDIERLARFLWSLPVALPNMHEILNCEAVLRARAVVAYHVGNFRELYAIIENHKFTKASYGKLQAMWLEAHYIEAEKLRGRSLGPVDKYRVRKKFPLPPTIWDGEQKTHCFKERTRSLLREWYLQDPYPNPTKKRELAKATGLNPTQVGNWFKNRRQRDRAAAAKNRIQHSQNSSGMGCRSRRADGAASPTPSDSSDSDISLGTHSPVPSSLQLQHSPGSTSNGANDREESLSVDDDKPRDLSGSLPLPLSLPLPLASPNHTPPQLPAGYGGGAGAGPGGPLTGPGCLPPFKLDAATSLFSAGCYLQSFSNLKEMSQQFPIQPIVLRPHPQLPQSLALNGASGGPPLHHPAYAAAYSVECVPGGHGPPHPPPKLRINSPEKLNSTAVAAAASGGGGGGNQHHEPTTTGYHHSGQLMLHRPFSTSPELKHSAPEIT